A genomic region of Vibrio ziniensis contains the following coding sequences:
- a CDS encoding glutathione peroxidase: MSSIYDIELVTIEGKQQKLADFKGKALLIVNTASECGLTPQYEGLENLYQAKKDSGLEILGFPCNQFGAQEPGQEADIQSFCSTRFGVTFPLFSKIEVNGEGRHPLYQQLFSAQPERTTAPDSGFVAKLKGYGIEAKEGDILWNFEKFLVSKDGEVIGHFAPDMAPNHEILSKAIEKALA, encoded by the coding sequence ATGAGCTCAATTTACGATATTGAATTAGTGACAATTGAAGGCAAACAACAAAAATTGGCTGATTTTAAAGGCAAAGCATTGCTTATCGTTAACACTGCATCTGAATGTGGTTTAACGCCACAATACGAAGGTTTAGAGAACCTTTACCAAGCTAAGAAAGACAGTGGCTTGGAAATTTTGGGATTCCCATGTAACCAATTTGGCGCGCAAGAACCAGGTCAAGAAGCAGATATCCAGTCTTTCTGCTCTACGCGCTTTGGTGTGACGTTCCCGCTGTTTAGCAAAATCGAAGTTAATGGTGAAGGTCGTCATCCACTTTATCAACAACTGTTCTCAGCTCAACCAGAGCGCACTACTGCACCTGACAGCGGCTTTGTTGCAAAACTTAAAGGTTATGGTATCGAAGCAAAAGAAGGTGATATCTTGTGGAACTTTGAAAAGTTCCTCGTAAGTAAAGATGGTGAAGTGATTGGTCATTTCGCACCTGATATGGCACCAAATCACGAAATTCTATCTAAAGCGATTGAAAAAGCGCTAGCTTAA
- a CDS encoding YajD family HNH nuclease gives MSSDYYGTSASYARKEADYREKALKLYPWVCGRCAREFVYSNLRELTVHHKDHDHTNNPEDGSNWELLCLYCHDHEHSKYLEHERYGSEIKPGEDEHRGATYNPFADLAKMMKK, from the coding sequence ATGTCATCAGACTATTACGGAACGAGTGCTAGTTATGCACGCAAGGAAGCCGATTATAGAGAGAAAGCACTTAAACTTTATCCTTGGGTATGCGGGAGGTGCGCACGAGAGTTTGTATATTCAAATCTACGTGAATTAACAGTTCATCACAAAGATCATGACCACACTAATAATCCAGAAGATGGAAGTAACTGGGAGTTATTGTGTCTCTATTGTCACGATCATGAACATAGTAAGTACCTAGAACATGAACGTTACGGCAGCGAAATCAAGCCCGGTGAAGATGAACATCGAGGAGCTACATATAATCCGTTTGCTGACTTAGCGAAGATGATGAAGAAATAA
- a CDS encoding EAL domain-containing protein — protein MSILKTRLVLCCIFTLSFIVSLLIATLFSYELQKLEQEDFATEVLESAETVTSQLVTVLSTSNKLPNFQCTKSNINKLRELVQQNTEIFDAGYIIDNTVYCTANWGAIEPTEIQAQRLGEQNGYQFYSDETNLYHITQRYNITVKGNFFAVNITTPYSFQLKKLPVYHFKIYSSVSDFVFDTYSPKVSSSSFLSLVLETNICSDHYGYCVKTVNSNAGLTFYSLRTKLIVFLIVLTFCYLITHLAKLVLANRQTIEARFRKALVDGSLFMEYQPIVNIQNGKIEAVESLVRWTDEVYGRVSPDLFINIAEKLSLYPDLAHFTAKRSINEIAPILRKDPTFALCINIGSYEILDDEFLSFLDHVVTKTAVNPNQIKIEITERINVDLCSLADFSDRARSLGFMVVLDDFGTGVSNLVWLTEVNFDYIKIDRVFVNALNFDIKKGMASAIMDLVASLGKDVVFEGVETEREYNMIKEHCFTGYVQGWYFYRSLPLDELLTVLQNKSCI, from the coding sequence GTGAGCATATTGAAAACGAGATTGGTGCTGTGCTGTATTTTCACATTGTCTTTCATAGTGTCGCTTTTGATAGCAACGCTGTTTTCCTACGAATTACAAAAGTTAGAACAAGAAGATTTCGCCACAGAGGTCTTAGAAAGCGCTGAAACTGTTACTTCTCAGTTGGTAACCGTACTCTCTACTTCCAATAAATTGCCAAATTTCCAATGTACAAAAAGTAACATCAACAAATTGAGAGAACTTGTTCAACAGAATACTGAAATTTTCGATGCAGGATACATTATCGATAATACTGTGTATTGCACCGCTAACTGGGGAGCGATCGAACCAACGGAGATCCAAGCACAACGCTTAGGTGAACAGAATGGTTATCAGTTTTACTCAGATGAAACAAATTTGTACCACATAACCCAGCGCTACAATATTACAGTAAAAGGCAATTTTTTTGCCGTAAACATTACGACCCCCTACTCATTCCAGTTAAAAAAACTCCCTGTGTATCATTTTAAGATATACTCCAGCGTTTCAGACTTTGTGTTTGATACTTACTCACCCAAAGTGAGTTCAAGTAGTTTCCTTTCTTTAGTTCTTGAAACCAATATCTGTAGTGACCATTACGGGTATTGCGTAAAAACAGTAAACTCAAATGCAGGACTGACCTTTTACAGCCTCCGCACCAAACTCATCGTATTTCTAATTGTACTCACATTCTGTTACTTAATTACCCATCTAGCTAAGTTAGTGCTGGCAAACAGACAAACCATTGAAGCTCGCTTTAGAAAAGCGCTTGTAGATGGTTCTCTTTTTATGGAATACCAGCCAATAGTGAACATACAGAATGGAAAAATTGAAGCTGTAGAAAGTTTAGTAAGATGGACAGATGAAGTATACGGACGCGTTTCACCGGATCTGTTCATCAATATTGCAGAAAAATTGTCTTTGTATCCTGATTTGGCTCATTTCACTGCTAAGCGTTCAATAAACGAGATCGCACCAATACTGCGTAAGGATCCAACATTCGCATTGTGTATTAACATTGGCAGCTACGAAATATTAGATGATGAATTCTTGTCTTTTCTTGATCACGTAGTGACCAAGACGGCCGTTAATCCTAACCAGATTAAAATAGAAATAACAGAGAGAATTAACGTCGACCTTTGTTCTTTGGCTGATTTTTCAGACCGAGCTCGCTCGTTAGGCTTTATGGTAGTACTCGATGATTTTGGTACTGGCGTGTCCAACTTAGTTTGGCTAACGGAAGTCAACTTTGATTATATAAAAATCGATCGCGTATTCGTAAATGCGTTAAATTTTGACATTAAGAAAGGGATGGCTAGTGCGATTATGGACTTAGTCGCTAGTTTAGGTAAAGACGTGGTATTTGAAGGAGTAGAGACTGAGCGCGAATATAACATGATCAAAGAGCACTGTTTCACTGGCTACGTACAAGGCTGGTATTTCTATCGTTCTCTTCCATTAGATGAGTTACTGACAGTCCTCCAAAATAAAAGCTGCATATAA
- a CDS encoding methyl-accepting chemotaxis protein — protein MSLTLKTKVLLSTLIAIAITAIALVIVSFQSSKEESWKSIYSESHNTLKAYSGGISDWFNDKQQAVEGMKNEITANPDIELVPHLRQLMTSGGFGLSYYGNEQGEMFRQDPSLNTAGYDPRVRDWYKLAMQEKQAVTTEPYVSVTMKSLVVTLASPVIVNGKIIGVVGSNLALNKLASDILSIAVPGNGYAFLVNAKGNIIAHNDSKLVLKPITDIHPNLTWDELKKSIDNRSQFEIQLEGRTKILVSEPIAHTNWVLVMVLDKKTLEEPIQATLLHQLLIAAGILIVLGLIASTVVARQLKGLSQITLALTDIAEGNGDLTQRLDVNSKDEVGILAEKFNKFVDSLHTIMLNVRDITLSINKNADHSAKSASTRSSRVGMQQDEITMVATAVTEMAAATAEIANNAENTAISANQSVTLGQHGYEQMQKSIRSINQLASELNSSAKIIGDLENHTHEISTILSTIRSIAEQTNLLALNAAIEAARAGEHGRGFAVVADEVRVLSQRTHQSTEEIQSKIEGLQRVTGDAVSAMTHSHSLVTTSVNDVQHMGDQLQEISKAISMISDMATQIASAAEEQSLVTSEINTNTESVRELSNGLAQDAIAGENEAHALRDLVVQLETQIGRFKI, from the coding sequence ATGAGTCTGACGCTTAAAACAAAGGTCTTATTATCTACACTCATTGCTATCGCCATTACCGCAATAGCATTGGTTATCGTGAGTTTTCAGTCCAGTAAAGAAGAGAGTTGGAAAAGCATCTATAGTGAAAGCCACAACACACTAAAGGCATATAGCGGTGGAATCAGTGATTGGTTTAATGATAAACAACAGGCCGTTGAAGGCATGAAAAATGAGATTACCGCTAACCCCGATATAGAGCTAGTTCCTCATCTTCGTCAACTCATGACTTCAGGTGGATTTGGTCTCAGCTACTATGGTAATGAACAAGGTGAAATGTTTAGGCAAGATCCTTCACTCAACACCGCTGGTTATGATCCTCGAGTTAGAGATTGGTATAAACTTGCAATGCAAGAAAAGCAAGCTGTCACTACTGAACCGTACGTTAGCGTTACAATGAAGTCACTGGTAGTAACTCTGGCTTCTCCAGTCATAGTTAATGGCAAAATCATAGGAGTTGTCGGCTCAAATTTGGCACTAAATAAGCTGGCGTCAGATATACTATCAATTGCCGTTCCGGGTAATGGCTATGCTTTTTTAGTCAATGCCAAAGGTAATATTATTGCCCACAATGATTCAAAATTGGTTCTAAAACCCATTACGGATATCCACCCGAATCTCACTTGGGATGAACTTAAAAAGTCGATTGATAACCGCTCACAGTTTGAAATTCAGCTAGAAGGTCGAACAAAGATCCTTGTTAGTGAACCAATCGCTCATACGAACTGGGTGTTAGTCATGGTTCTGGATAAGAAAACCTTAGAAGAACCGATCCAAGCCACCTTATTACATCAGTTGTTAATAGCAGCAGGAATTTTAATCGTACTTGGACTTATTGCCTCTACGGTTGTTGCAAGGCAGCTCAAGGGGCTGTCCCAAATTACCCTTGCCTTGACCGATATAGCAGAAGGGAATGGCGACCTTACTCAACGACTCGATGTCAACAGCAAAGACGAAGTGGGTATTTTAGCGGAAAAATTCAATAAGTTTGTGGACAGTTTACATACCATTATGTTGAACGTTCGTGATATCACGTTATCCATCAACAAAAATGCAGATCATTCAGCAAAATCTGCGTCAACACGCAGCTCACGAGTGGGAATGCAACAAGACGAAATTACAATGGTCGCAACCGCGGTAACCGAAATGGCAGCGGCAACAGCCGAGATAGCAAACAACGCCGAGAATACCGCCATAAGTGCCAATCAATCCGTTACACTTGGTCAGCATGGTTATGAACAAATGCAAAAAAGCATTCGTTCAATCAATCAGTTGGCATCGGAACTTAATAGTTCTGCCAAAATTATCGGCGACCTTGAAAACCATACCCATGAAATATCAACTATCCTCTCTACCATTCGTTCGATTGCTGAACAAACAAACTTACTAGCCCTCAACGCAGCCATAGAAGCCGCCCGTGCCGGAGAGCATGGCCGTGGTTTTGCTGTTGTTGCAGACGAAGTAAGAGTACTGTCGCAAAGAACACATCAATCTACTGAAGAGATACAATCAAAAATCGAAGGATTACAGAGAGTGACGGGGGATGCAGTTTCAGCCATGACTCACAGCCATTCATTAGTCACTACCAGCGTTAATGATGTTCAACACATGGGAGATCAATTGCAGGAAATTAGTAAAGCAATAAGCATGATTAGTGACATGGCGACTCAAATTGCGTCTGCTGCGGAGGAACAGTCTTTAGTCACCTCAGAAATTAATACCAATACGGAATCCGTACGTGAGCTGAGCAACGGCCTCGCCCAAGATGCAATAGCTGGCGAAAATGAAGCACACGCTTTAAGAGACTTAGTTGTTCAGCTAGAAACGCAAATCGGACGCTTTAAAATCTGA
- a CDS encoding homocysteine S-methyltransferase family protein, translating into MAEYRHALPQLKNDFFMTDGGLETTLIYLDNCDLPYFAAFLLLQSDDGRRALRKYFNSYAEIARKHKVGLILETPTWRSNPYWGGLLGYDLAQLERENRKAVSLLLEVRKQYQSADTPIVISGCIGPRGDGYVANELMSSEEAQDYHDFQIQTFSEDHVDMVTALTLTYSKEAIGIAKAAKKRRIPVAISFTVETDGCLPSGETLSEAIMKVDSSTDSYVAYYMINCAHPEHFQFAVNTQDTWVNRIRGLRANASKLSHAELNESEDLDDGDPIELARNYAELLKNQLRGVNVVGGCCGTDHRHIDHIVSTCLPIFLNR; encoded by the coding sequence ATGGCAGAATATCGACATGCATTGCCTCAGCTTAAGAATGATTTCTTTATGACTGATGGCGGATTAGAAACCACACTTATTTATTTAGACAATTGCGATCTTCCTTATTTTGCAGCATTTCTGTTACTGCAGTCGGATGATGGAAGGCGAGCACTACGCAAATATTTTAACTCCTATGCAGAGATAGCAAGAAAGCACAAAGTTGGCCTTATTTTAGAAACACCTACATGGCGTTCTAATCCCTATTGGGGAGGTTTGCTAGGGTATGATTTGGCGCAACTTGAGAGGGAAAATAGAAAAGCAGTAAGTCTTTTGTTGGAAGTGCGTAAACAATATCAATCTGCAGATACTCCCATTGTCATCAGTGGCTGTATCGGCCCAAGAGGTGATGGTTACGTTGCTAATGAGTTGATGTCCTCTGAAGAGGCACAAGACTACCATGATTTCCAGATTCAAACTTTTTCTGAAGATCACGTAGATATGGTGACAGCTTTAACACTGACTTATTCGAAGGAAGCTATTGGGATTGCTAAGGCTGCTAAAAAGCGACGTATACCCGTAGCGATCTCTTTCACCGTAGAAACCGACGGATGTCTTCCATCTGGAGAGACGCTTTCTGAAGCTATCATGAAGGTTGATTCGTCTACGGATTCATATGTGGCTTATTACATGATTAACTGCGCTCATCCAGAACACTTCCAGTTTGCGGTGAATACGCAGGATACATGGGTTAATCGGATTCGAGGCTTACGAGCAAACGCATCGAAGCTGAGTCATGCAGAATTGAATGAGAGTGAAGATCTTGATGATGGGGACCCAATAGAATTGGCGAGAAATTATGCAGAATTGCTGAAAAATCAGCTTAGAGGTGTTAACGTTGTAGGTGGCTGTTGTGGAACTGATCATCGCCACATTGACCATATCGTCTCGACTTGCTTACCTATATTTCTCAATAGGTAA
- the gcvP gene encoding aminomethyl-transferring glycine dehydrogenase has product MTELLHSLSTQNEFVARHNGPNLNDQAKMLATIKAESLNALIAETVPASIRLESPIKLAPAKSEADMLTAMRVFAEQNQVKRTFIGQGYYNTFTPNVILRNVLENPGWYTAYTPYQPEISQGRLESLLNYQQMVMDLTAMDIANASLLDEATAAAEAMTLCQRAGKSKSNRFFVADDVHPQTIEVVKTRAEFFGFEVIIGAIDCLSEQDVFGALLQYPSTTGEVRDLTDIIEKAHVNKTLVTVATDLLASALLKPAGEMGADVVIGSAQRFGVPMGYGGPHAAFMATREAYKRTMPGRVIGVSIDSKGNQALRMAMQTREQHIRREKATSNICTAQALLANMASFYAVYHGAEGLLKIARRTHHLTAILAAGLTKSGYELAHNCFFDTIAINTASNTEALYQKSQQADINLRKLSTQLGISLDETTTLADIEALFAIFDVKEDITAISNTIANNEFAAIPENCRRTSKYLTHPVFNTHHSETQMMRYLKKLENKDFSLTHGMIPLGSCTMKLNAAAEMIPVTWPEFGALHPFAPKAQAAGYTALAKDLKEKLCEITGYDAFSLQPNSGASGEYAGLLAIQRYHQSRGEGHRNVCLIPSSAHGTNPATASMVSLKVVVVKCDDNGNIDLVDLADKIEKHKDSLSSIMITYPSTHGVYEEQVREVCDMVHAAGGQVYLDGANMNAQVGLTSPGFIGSDVSHLNLHKTFCIPHGGGGPGMGPIGVKSHLAPFLPGHIEGGVEGTAYAVSAADIGSASILPISWAYIAMMGTEGLTEATKVAILNANYVMERLRPHYPVLYRGTNGRVAHECIIDIRPLKEETGISEEDIAKRLMDYGFHAPTMSFPVAGTLMVEPTESEDLAELDRFCDAMIAIREEINQVHAGNWPLENNPLVNAPHTQVDLSSTEWDHPYSREVACFPSKQTKDSKYWPTVNRVDNVYGDRNLICSCPSIDSYE; this is encoded by the coding sequence ATGACTGAATTACTTCATAGCCTAAGCACACAAAATGAATTTGTTGCTCGACACAATGGTCCTAATCTTAACGATCAAGCAAAAATGCTTGCAACCATTAAAGCAGAAAGCTTAAACGCACTTATCGCAGAAACTGTTCCAGCAAGCATTCGTCTTGAGTCTCCAATTAAGCTTGCTCCAGCAAAAAGTGAAGCAGACATGCTTACCGCAATGCGTGTATTCGCAGAGCAAAACCAAGTTAAAAGAACATTCATCGGTCAGGGTTATTACAACACGTTCACCCCAAACGTAATCCTACGTAACGTGCTTGAGAACCCAGGCTGGTACACTGCTTACACGCCATACCAACCAGAAATTTCGCAAGGTCGCCTAGAGTCATTGTTGAACTACCAACAAATGGTGATGGACCTAACGGCTATGGACATCGCGAACGCTTCTCTACTTGACGAAGCAACAGCGGCAGCAGAAGCAATGACACTATGTCAACGCGCGGGTAAAAGTAAAAGCAACCGCTTCTTCGTAGCAGATGACGTACATCCGCAAACTATCGAAGTGGTGAAGACTCGCGCAGAATTCTTTGGTTTTGAAGTTATTATCGGCGCAATCGATTGCCTTTCTGAGCAAGATGTGTTCGGTGCCCTACTTCAGTACCCTAGCACGACAGGCGAAGTTCGTGACTTAACCGATATCATCGAAAAAGCTCACGTAAACAAAACGCTAGTCACTGTAGCAACGGATCTACTTGCAAGCGCACTACTGAAACCAGCGGGTGAGATGGGTGCTGACGTTGTGATCGGTTCGGCTCAACGCTTTGGTGTCCCTATGGGTTACGGTGGTCCACACGCCGCATTCATGGCAACTCGCGAAGCTTATAAGCGTACAATGCCAGGTCGCGTAATCGGTGTATCTATCGATAGCAAAGGTAATCAAGCCCTTCGTATGGCGATGCAAACTCGTGAACAGCACATTCGCCGCGAGAAAGCGACATCGAACATTTGTACTGCTCAGGCTCTATTAGCAAACATGGCTTCTTTCTACGCTGTATATCATGGCGCAGAAGGTCTATTGAAGATTGCTCGTCGTACTCATCACCTAACCGCTATCTTAGCTGCAGGTTTAACAAAATCTGGTTATGAGTTAGCACACAATTGCTTTTTCGATACCATCGCTATCAACACTGCTAGCAATACTGAAGCGCTTTATCAGAAATCTCAACAAGCTGATATCAACTTACGCAAATTGTCAACACAGCTTGGTATTAGCTTAGACGAGACAACAACTCTAGCCGATATTGAAGCACTGTTTGCTATCTTTGATGTAAAAGAAGACATCACTGCGATTTCAAACACAATCGCAAATAACGAATTCGCGGCAATCCCAGAGAACTGTCGCCGTACTTCTAAATATCTGACTCACCCAGTGTTTAACACACACCACAGTGAAACTCAGATGATGCGTTATTTGAAGAAGCTTGAAAATAAAGACTTTTCACTAACCCACGGTATGATTCCGCTCGGCAGCTGTACAATGAAATTGAACGCTGCAGCTGAAATGATTCCTGTGACTTGGCCAGAATTTGGTGCTCTTCACCCATTTGCACCGAAAGCACAAGCAGCCGGTTACACAGCTTTAGCTAAGGATCTAAAAGAGAAGCTATGTGAGATCACGGGCTACGATGCGTTTTCTCTTCAACCGAACTCAGGTGCTTCTGGCGAATATGCGGGCTTACTAGCGATTCAACGTTACCACCAAAGCCGTGGTGAAGGTCATCGCAATGTGTGTTTGATCCCAAGCTCAGCACACGGTACTAACCCAGCAACTGCTTCAATGGTTTCTTTGAAAGTTGTTGTGGTTAAATGTGATGACAACGGAAACATCGATTTAGTGGATCTTGCGGATAAGATTGAAAAACACAAAGACAGTCTATCTAGCATCATGATCACTTACCCTTCGACACACGGTGTTTATGAAGAGCAAGTACGTGAAGTTTGCGATATGGTACACGCAGCAGGCGGTCAAGTTTACCTAGATGGCGCAAACATGAACGCGCAAGTTGGTTTAACTTCACCGGGCTTCATCGGTTCTGACGTTTCACACTTAAACCTTCACAAGACGTTCTGTATTCCACATGGCGGCGGCGGTCCAGGCATGGGGCCAATTGGCGTTAAGTCTCACTTAGCACCATTCCTACCAGGTCATATTGAAGGTGGCGTTGAAGGTACAGCTTATGCGGTTTCTGCAGCAGATATCGGCAGTGCATCTATTCTTCCTATCTCATGGGCATACATTGCTATGATGGGTACAGAAGGTTTAACAGAAGCAACAAAAGTAGCGATTCTAAACGCTAACTATGTGATGGAACGTCTACGCCCTCACTACCCAGTTCTTTACCGTGGTACGAATGGTCGTGTAGCGCATGAATGTATTATCGATATTCGTCCGCTAAAAGAAGAGACAGGCATTAGCGAAGAAGACATCGCGAAGCGTTTAATGGACTACGGTTTCCACGCGCCAACAATGTCGTTCCCAGTTGCAGGTACTTTGATGGTTGAGCCAACTGAATCTGAAGATTTGGCAGAGCTAGACCGTTTCTGTGATGCCATGATCGCTATTCGTGAAGAGATCAATCAAGTACATGCTGGCAATTGGCCATTGGAAAACAACCCATTGGTAAATGCTCCGCACACACAAGTTGACCTATCAAGCACAGAATGGGATCACCCCTATTCACGTGAAGTTGCTTGCTTCCCGAGCAAGCAAACGAAAGACTCTAAATACTGGCCAACAGTAAACCGTGTCGATAACGTGTATGGCGACCGTAACCTGATCTGTTCTTGCCCGAGCATCGATAGCTACGAGTAA
- the gcvH gene encoding glycine cleavage system protein GcvH — protein sequence MDNTLKFTESHEWVRDNGDGTVTIGISEHAQEMLGDVVFVELPEVDTEIDAGDSFSLVESVKAASDIYAPVSGVIVEVNEELQDSPELINEESYEGGWIVKVKMSDPAELDDLKDAEEYLNSIEED from the coding sequence ATGGACAATACACTGAAGTTTACAGAAAGCCATGAATGGGTTCGTGACAACGGTGATGGCACTGTAACTATCGGCATTTCTGAACATGCTCAAGAAATGTTGGGTGATGTCGTTTTCGTTGAACTACCAGAAGTCGATACTGAAATTGATGCTGGCGACAGCTTTTCTCTTGTTGAATCAGTAAAAGCAGCTTCTGACATCTACGCACCAGTTTCAGGTGTTATCGTAGAAGTGAACGAAGAGCTACAAGACAGCCCTGAGCTTATCAACGAAGAGTCTTATGAAGGTGGCTGGATTGTTAAAGTAAAAATGTCTGATCCAGCAGAACTTGATGACCTTAAAGATGCCGAAGAGTATCTGAACTCAATCGAAGAAGACTAA
- a CDS encoding helix-turn-helix domain-containing protein: protein MSEDIYDEYPSMILAKEASEQNIEPLKLGQRIKDIRTKLGITLEEASNRTGLARSTLSKIENEQISPTFQAMQKLAHGLQIDMPQLFEPPKKILATGRRDITRNSAGKPHPTQTYEHELLATQLSNKKMMPFKSRVRARAFDEYGDWVRHDGEEFLLILEGVVMFYSEFYEPVRLEEGDSVYYDANMGHMLVSLSEEDAHILWVTSK, encoded by the coding sequence ATGTCAGAAGACATTTATGATGAGTACCCATCAATGATACTTGCCAAAGAAGCAAGTGAACAAAATATAGAGCCGTTAAAGCTCGGACAACGTATTAAAGATATTCGTACTAAGTTAGGCATAACATTAGAAGAAGCAAGTAATAGAACTGGTCTAGCACGGTCTACTCTAAGCAAAATCGAAAACGAACAGATTTCACCGACGTTTCAGGCTATGCAAAAATTAGCGCATGGTCTGCAAATAGATATGCCACAATTATTTGAACCGCCTAAGAAAATTCTGGCAACTGGGCGAAGGGATATTACTAGAAACTCCGCGGGTAAACCGCACCCAACACAAACCTACGAGCATGAGCTATTAGCGACACAACTCTCAAATAAGAAAATGATGCCGTTTAAAAGCCGTGTTCGAGCTCGAGCTTTTGATGAGTATGGTGACTGGGTTCGCCACGATGGCGAAGAGTTTCTGCTCATCCTTGAAGGTGTCGTTATGTTCTACAGTGAGTTTTATGAACCAGTTCGCTTAGAAGAGGGTGATAGTGTTTATTACGATGCCAATATGGGACATATGTTAGTGTCACTGAGTGAAGAAGACGCACATATTCTTTGGGTAACCTCTAAATAA